A window from Vibrio cortegadensis encodes these proteins:
- a CDS encoding sensor histidine kinase: MINTFRSSTKSLTGRLALFFALLSTVVGGVSYTIFYSAIHWSEDRVGERRIILDRNEAISRYQAGEDGVITIDILTDAYNDWDLIPKEYLPFFQDKTFFLGEVGDDPHSRMVYVGEFSKNGTQFPIILLSEIDKVELQLDEIIFSVSVVMGLVTTLMLLFGALLYRLSQRLIEPINSLSKQLETNKGKVDQAFSINNGAAVEFKLLADQMNHYRHEINSLLKREQAFARYASHELRTPLTVVRGSNKLLSRGDNNEFQTRQIKRIDDAAYQMSTMVDALLGLVRYERDHDSEPMREFSESELKSILDQNSEQAVLKQVNVECTIETSPQVQATTAVMNMIIGNLVRNAIAATNQGVVEVRMTSEYINIKDQGEGLTEKPSADGHGLGLLIVDDLCSRYGWSFSLSNHKSGGCEAVVTFPSLQKSIPLADS, from the coding sequence GTGATTAATACCTTTCGCTCCAGCACAAAAAGTTTAACGGGCAGGTTAGCTCTATTTTTCGCACTGCTATCGACCGTTGTCGGAGGAGTGAGTTACACCATTTTTTACAGCGCAATACATTGGTCAGAAGATAGAGTTGGCGAACGACGGATCATACTTGATCGTAACGAAGCTATTTCTCGTTATCAAGCTGGTGAAGATGGGGTCATCACCATTGATATATTAACAGATGCCTATAATGACTGGGATCTCATTCCGAAGGAGTACTTACCTTTCTTTCAAGATAAGACTTTTTTTCTAGGCGAAGTGGGTGACGATCCACATTCAAGAATGGTCTATGTAGGTGAGTTTTCAAAAAATGGCACTCAGTTTCCAATAATTCTATTAAGTGAAATCGACAAAGTTGAACTTCAACTAGATGAAATTATTTTTTCTGTCTCTGTTGTCATGGGGCTTGTCACAACCTTGATGTTACTATTCGGCGCACTACTATACCGACTTTCGCAACGTCTGATCGAGCCAATTAATTCATTATCCAAACAACTAGAAACCAATAAAGGCAAAGTGGATCAAGCGTTTTCAATCAATAATGGCGCTGCTGTTGAGTTTAAATTGTTAGCCGATCAGATGAACCATTATCGGCATGAAATCAACTCTCTTTTGAAGCGGGAGCAGGCATTTGCACGCTACGCAAGCCATGAACTCAGAACACCACTGACTGTCGTTAGAGGCTCAAATAAACTATTGAGCCGTGGTGATAATAATGAATTTCAGACAAGACAGATCAAAAGAATCGATGATGCGGCGTATCAGATGTCAACCATGGTCGACGCCTTACTCGGTCTAGTGCGTTATGAACGTGACCATGATTCAGAGCCAATGCGAGAATTTAGTGAATCTGAACTCAAATCGATTCTTGACCAAAATTCGGAACAGGCTGTTTTAAAGCAAGTAAATGTGGAATGCACCATTGAAACCTCACCTCAAGTTCAAGCAACTACAGCGGTCATGAACATGATCATTGGCAATTTAGTACGAAATGCCATTGCTGCAACGAACCAAGGCGTTGTTGAAGTAAGGATGACATCAGAATATATAAACATAAAAGATCAAGGTGAAGGGCTAACTGAGAAGCCTTCCGCAGATGGACATGGCTTAGGCTTGCTCATTGTTGATGATTTATGTTCACGATATGGCTGGTCTTTCTCACTAAGCAACCATAAAAGCGGAGGCTGCGAAGCTGTCGTTACGTTTCCATCACTTCAAAAATCAATCCCCCTAGCCGACTCATAA
- a CDS encoding response regulator transcription factor — MKKVLLVEDNREVAGVLFDYFECIGMELDYADNGELGLQLALEQSFDIIILDLMLPRMDGLTVCNQLRDKGNCTPILMLTALDNREDMLKGFEHGADDYLTKPFDLDILEARMNALINRYRGSVASTKMSYGSLVIDQKTHQAYRDSKRLSLNPTTYTILELLCQQAPEIVTREQIANKLWQENEPNNDVLRSHIYQLRNQLDKPFSSPMLITVPKVGFRLEVASD, encoded by the coding sequence ATGAAGAAAGTACTGTTAGTTGAAGATAACCGAGAAGTCGCTGGCGTTTTATTTGATTACTTCGAATGCATTGGAATGGAACTGGATTACGCAGACAATGGCGAGCTAGGCTTACAACTGGCTCTCGAACAAAGCTTTGACATCATCATTCTTGATTTAATGCTACCGCGTATGGATGGGTTAACCGTTTGTAATCAACTGAGAGATAAAGGCAACTGCACTCCAATATTGATGTTAACCGCGCTAGATAACCGCGAAGATATGCTTAAAGGCTTTGAACATGGTGCTGATGACTACCTAACAAAACCTTTTGATTTAGACATCCTTGAAGCTCGAATGAATGCTTTAATCAATCGCTATCGTGGCAGTGTAGCAAGCACCAAAATGAGTTATGGCTCCCTGGTTATCGATCAAAAAACACATCAAGCTTACCGAGACTCCAAACGACTCTCACTAAATCCAACAACCTATACAATTCTTGAGTTATTGTGCCAACAAGCACCTGAAATTGTCACTCGCGAACAGATAGCAAACAAACTTTGGCAAGAAAACGAACCCAACAATGACGTTCTGAGAAGTCATATCTATCAATTAAGAAATCAGCTTGATAAGCCTTTTTCTTCCCCAATGTTAATTACAGTGCCAAAAGTAGGGTTTCGTTTGGAGGTAGCCAGTGATTAA
- a CDS encoding DUF748 domain-containing protein translates to MKSVFSAAIKRFKLAHRSIRIGTYIVAAYASYALLIGLALPAAIESQLPKQLHQFIGRDVSVQDIKVNPFLLRIEVNDFMIAESDGINRFVHFKQLKTQFNFWQSIITLTPTLEYFSLIEPQVQLTRLSQDSASTRFNFTDIIEHIAALPQKSSSEIQQEESNQTVEKVFPFKALTINLSNAAIDIHDRQTGVTLGYHDINFELNELDTQAQVFDASQKSAAATPLSTNQFVLELSGSDKSRIEFNGQFQLQPLLAKGDIGVSAIQLPPLWPLSENIISANLSRGAINFNSHFSVSELQEQINIQLNQGRFSIDDLAFEYDGKPKVKLDELALDGIKISTADKQVDLEELSVTGLWGDAALNSKGLDLPRYFTPTNREQKQVDVITSEPSESDTSQDAAWRVNLEKVALIQADLNLEDRFVSDNMHWRIFPLDFETGALNSDLTDPIHYKLDLAIGSEFNKAPTKARGQYSVEGLADLMNEDFVAQMKLVSLDLTQFQRYIAPHLNLIVDNGTLSTQGSLSANSKGKAIFQGQSSIDNLVIKDVLEKEPLLKWESMSLEALHFDQQKKRLKIDTILFNKPYAKVLVTKDRLTNIGQITKKQESVEAESKKTEAQKTEGKKASSVTSSQSAEPQVVASTSKEKQGSDKNTLSLDIDKIAFINGSAFFADYSLVPNFASGIEMLEGSIQHISSNPQTRAKVDIKGKIDKYAPVTILGEVNPLAQPPYLDLDFKLESAELTSVSPYSGLYAGYYIDKGQLSIDINYRLENNILEGENNVVVDQLTLGKRSESDLATSLPVTLAIGLLKDTDGVIDLGFGVSGDVNSPDFSFGGAILTVLENLITKAVTAPFSLLADMVGSDEELDYVEFEPGTSELNEAGEQKIVLLAKALNARPNLNLSVEGSVSIKDDSAKIAEDELQQKLLKKSGLARLPEDLSASRIPDTGPLKEALEVVAVEELKIDLAQERLTLQEKVAEPEQISKALSISLYNQLLSAQDVSYQELGELAQERAKAIKTSLLVNKVQANRVFIMDSKTKLKTEEHKALLTIDSN, encoded by the coding sequence ATGAAAAGTGTCTTTAGTGCGGCTATTAAACGTTTTAAGTTGGCTCACCGTTCAATTCGAATCGGTACTTATATTGTGGCGGCCTATGCTTCTTATGCATTGTTAATAGGTTTAGCTTTACCTGCTGCCATAGAGTCCCAATTACCAAAACAGCTTCACCAATTCATCGGGCGTGATGTTAGCGTTCAAGACATTAAAGTGAATCCTTTTCTACTGAGGATTGAAGTTAATGACTTCATGATCGCAGAGAGCGATGGAATCAATCGCTTTGTTCATTTTAAGCAGTTAAAAACACAGTTTAATTTTTGGCAAAGTATTATCACTTTAACACCGACATTAGAGTATTTTTCTCTAATAGAGCCTCAAGTTCAACTGACGAGATTAAGCCAAGATAGCGCGTCGACAAGGTTTAATTTTACAGACATTATTGAGCATATTGCGGCTTTACCTCAAAAGTCCTCCTCCGAAATCCAGCAGGAAGAATCAAATCAGACTGTTGAAAAAGTGTTTCCCTTTAAAGCGCTGACAATCAATTTATCGAATGCTGCCATCGACATTCACGATAGACAAACAGGCGTAACGCTTGGCTATCACGACATTAACTTTGAGCTAAACGAACTTGATACTCAGGCCCAAGTCTTTGATGCTTCGCAGAAGAGTGCAGCTGCAACGCCTCTATCGACAAACCAATTTGTTCTAGAACTGTCTGGAAGCGATAAGAGTCGTATTGAATTTAACGGGCAGTTTCAACTTCAGCCGCTACTCGCAAAAGGCGACATCGGGGTATCTGCGATCCAGTTACCACCCTTATGGCCGCTAAGTGAAAATATCATCAGCGCTAATTTGAGTCGTGGTGCCATTAACTTCAACTCACATTTCTCTGTGAGTGAATTGCAAGAACAAATCAATATTCAGCTTAATCAAGGGCGATTTTCTATCGATGATTTAGCGTTTGAGTATGATGGTAAGCCCAAAGTGAAATTGGATGAACTGGCACTTGATGGTATTAAAATAAGTACTGCTGATAAACAGGTAGATCTTGAAGAATTATCGGTTACAGGTTTATGGGGGGATGCAGCATTAAATAGTAAGGGGTTAGATTTACCTCGTTATTTCACTCCAACTAACCGAGAGCAAAAACAGGTGGATGTCATTACGTCTGAACCTTCAGAAAGTGATACTTCTCAAGATGCGGCATGGCGAGTGAATCTGGAAAAAGTTGCACTTATACAAGCAGATTTGAACCTCGAAGATCGTTTTGTGAGTGACAATATGCACTGGCGAATCTTTCCATTAGATTTTGAAACGGGTGCGTTAAATAGTGATTTAACCGATCCTATTCATTATAAACTTGATTTAGCAATAGGCTCAGAGTTTAACAAAGCGCCGACCAAAGCTCGTGGTCAATACAGCGTGGAAGGCTTGGCAGACTTAATGAATGAAGACTTTGTGGCGCAAATGAAACTTGTATCGCTGGATCTGACACAGTTTCAACGCTACATCGCTCCGCATCTCAACCTTATTGTGGATAACGGTACGCTCAGTACACAAGGCTCCTTGAGTGCCAACAGTAAAGGAAAAGCTATTTTTCAAGGGCAAAGCTCAATAGATAACTTAGTCATAAAAGATGTGCTTGAAAAAGAACCTCTGCTTAAGTGGGAGAGTATGTCGCTGGAAGCGTTGCATTTTGACCAGCAGAAAAAACGGTTGAAAATTGATACCATTTTATTCAACAAACCGTATGCTAAAGTTCTTGTAACGAAAGATCGATTGACTAATATTGGTCAAATAACGAAAAAACAAGAGAGCGTAGAAGCAGAAAGTAAGAAAACAGAAGCTCAAAAAACAGAAGGAAAAAAAGCGTCCTCAGTAACGTCCTCTCAATCGGCTGAACCACAGGTTGTAGCCTCTACTTCTAAGGAAAAACAAGGTAGTGATAAAAATACCTTGTCGCTTGATATTGATAAAATTGCGTTTATAAATGGCTCTGCCTTTTTTGCCGATTACTCATTGGTTCCGAACTTCGCTTCAGGAATTGAAATGCTAGAAGGCAGTATTCAGCATATTTCATCCAATCCTCAAACTCGTGCGAAAGTGGATATCAAAGGCAAAATTGATAAATACGCACCGGTCACCATCCTTGGAGAAGTAAACCCTCTAGCACAGCCTCCTTATCTAGATTTGGATTTCAAATTAGAGAGTGCTGAATTGACATCGGTGAGTCCATATTCTGGGCTTTATGCGGGGTATTACATTGATAAAGGTCAGCTATCTATAGATATCAATTACCGTCTAGAAAACAATATCTTGGAAGGCGAAAATAACGTTGTTGTGGATCAATTGACGCTAGGTAAACGTAGTGAATCTGATCTTGCGACGAGTCTACCCGTCACGCTTGCGATTGGGTTGTTGAAAGATACGGATGGCGTTATTGATCTTGGTTTTGGAGTCTCTGGTGATGTCAATAGCCCTGACTTTAGCTTCGGCGGTGCAATTTTAACCGTCTTGGAAAACCTGATCACGAAAGCGGTTACCGCTCCATTTTCATTATTAGCGGATATGGTTGGCAGTGATGAAGAGCTCGATTATGTCGAATTTGAACCGGGAACTTCAGAGCTGAATGAGGCTGGTGAACAGAAAATTGTTTTACTCGCAAAAGCACTCAATGCAAGGCCGAATCTAAACCTTAGCGTTGAAGGCTCCGTCTCTATTAAAGACGATTCGGCTAAAATAGCAGAAGACGAGTTACAGCAGAAACTATTAAAGAAAAGTGGTCTTGCTAGGCTTCCTGAAGATTTAAGTGCGAGCCGTATTCCAGATACTGGGCCGCTGAAAGAAGCACTAGAAGTGGTAGCCGTTGAAGAGTTAAAAATAGATCTTGCTCAAGAGCGTCTAACTTTACAGGAAAAAGTCGCAGAGCCAGAACAAATATCTAAAGCGCTTTCTATTAGTTTATACAACCAACTGCTTTCGGCACAAGACGTCTCGTACCAAGAGTTAGGTGAATTGGCTCAGGAGCGAGCGAAAGCAATCAAAACGTCGCTATTGGTTAATAAAGTGCAAGCAAACCGCGTATTCATCATGGATAGCAAAACAAAACTTAAAACTGAAGAGCATAAAGCGTTGCTCACGATTGACTCAAACTAA
- a CDS encoding L-alanine exporter AlaE codes for MKANGSFCFRNAAADTFAMVVFCFISGMIVEVFISGMSFEQSLASRVLSIPVNIAIAWPYGVFRDWFIRSGYKVSTSKLMKNVSDLLAYVLFQSPVYAGILLAVGASTDQIITAVSSNAVISCGMGVLYGYFLDMCRKWFKVPGYYQTA; via the coding sequence ATGAAGGCTAATGGGTCATTCTGTTTTCGTAATGCGGCAGCAGATACGTTTGCAATGGTTGTCTTTTGTTTTATTTCGGGAATGATTGTCGAAGTGTTCATCTCTGGAATGAGTTTTGAGCAATCTTTGGCATCTCGTGTTCTATCTATTCCCGTAAATATCGCGATTGCTTGGCCTTATGGAGTATTTCGAGATTGGTTTATACGCAGTGGTTATAAAGTATCAACATCAAAACTAATGAAGAATGTTTCTGATCTATTAGCATATGTCCTTTTCCAGTCACCAGTATATGCAGGCATTCTGCTTGCAGTTGGGGCATCGACCGATCAAATTATTACAGCAGTTTCAAGTAATGCCGTCATCTCTTGTGGTATGGGGGTGCTATATGGCTACTTTTTAGATATGTGCCGTAAGTGGTTTAAAGTTCCTGGCTATTACCAAACGGCTTAA
- a CDS encoding pyridoxal-phosphate dependent enzyme codes for MKLDNSPITQHQFQKSTFFLKRDDQLHSHFSGNKARKFMNILESDYPKVTTLISYGSAQANSFYSLAALARIKGWSFEFYVDHIPASVKAYPRGNYRGALELGANIIDLSEVAPELHPKSYIEEIRQPAEECLYVEEGGRSPLAEYGVKQLAREILSWVRFEPNHNFVVALPSGTGTTALYLHKHLKTHNIPVITCACVGGNDYLTSQFDELGESDHPEILSLDKKHHFGKLYQQDYQTWLNLEQQTDIEFDLLYDPLMWQCLDRWSAENPEKTLLYIHQGGLLGNETMLPRYQRKYPQLASSIDN; via the coding sequence ATGAAATTAGACAATAGCCCTATAACCCAACATCAATTTCAGAAAAGCACTTTCTTTCTTAAGCGTGATGATCAACTCCATTCCCACTTTTCAGGTAACAAAGCTCGTAAATTTATGAACATACTAGAGAGTGACTACCCTAAAGTCACCACTCTGATATCTTATGGATCTGCGCAGGCCAATTCATTCTATTCATTAGCGGCTCTGGCTCGAATAAAGGGTTGGTCTTTCGAGTTTTATGTTGATCATATTCCAGCATCGGTTAAAGCATATCCAAGAGGTAATTATCGTGGAGCGCTCGAACTTGGCGCTAATATTATTGATCTTTCCGAAGTTGCACCAGAACTGCATCCAAAATCTTATATTGAAGAGATTCGACAGCCAGCCGAAGAATGTTTGTATGTTGAAGAAGGTGGCCGATCTCCTCTCGCCGAATATGGCGTGAAGCAACTCGCAAGAGAGATACTGAGTTGGGTTCGATTTGAACCGAATCATAATTTCGTGGTTGCCCTACCTTCAGGGACGGGGACGACGGCACTCTATCTTCATAAGCATTTAAAAACACATAACATTCCTGTGATTACCTGTGCCTGTGTGGGTGGGAATGATTATCTGACAAGCCAATTTGATGAATTAGGTGAAAGCGATCACCCAGAAATTTTGTCTCTGGATAAAAAGCACCACTTTGGCAAGCTCTATCAACAAGATTACCAAACGTGGCTAAATTTAGAGCAACAAACCGACATTGAATTCGACCTGCTTTATGACCCTCTAATGTGGCAATGCTTAGACCGATGGAGCGCAGAAAACCCAGAGAAAACCCTACTGTATATTCATCAAGGTGGGCTACTCGGTAATGAAACGATGTTGCCGCGCTATCAAAGAAAGTATCCACAACTCGCAAGCTCTATTGACAATTAA
- a CDS encoding hybrid sensor histidine kinase/response regulator, producing the protein MDIRSSLKKKSIIALGLYLCFFIAIIGSVTYWVVEPPVRDKLVRNLDLRSELLSAQINEPLNSSLGVLFSIVGIVQTDQTQEKLDEVFRSIFLLSDNIVVSGGIWPQPYSIDRNIPYSSLFYNRSNTGEIDQIVSWNNPEAAGYHKESWYTEVAGRPEKTISWSDVYIDSYTHIQMITASTPYYLKGQFAGVATVDLSLAGLIDFVKKHAEQYDLGVVLRDNYGKILTEHNFKVVDNIYISRYTFGAFDWQIEVVNSKRLVSDEVFEQVMNIELGIVPLLLICVMAGYYLLSRYLINPITVIARKVDESKQGGIIEISYSSRDEIRHLVDAFNEKTVYLEEEKIKAQASTEAKSLFLATLSHEIRTPMNGVLGTAQILLKTELTEAQEKYLKTLYDSGEHMMTLLNEILDFSKIEQGHLELDRSGFPIDSIVGSINSVYYTLCTEKGLQFKVYSEIPTGRWYYSDKARLRQILFNLLNNAVKFTSRGFVEVYLKEYEEDGSEFLSIRVKDTGIGISKEAQKRIFNPFEQAESSTTRRFGGTGLGLTIVKRIAELMGGGVSVVSEEEIGTSFEVKVKIAACKPGSKQSLLQQKLDYSGLRVLIVEDNRTNTIIIETFMKNKGFECVCVGNGEEALQIVAEQKFDLILMDNHMPVMDGVESISGIRSLSPPMSTVLIFGCTADVFRETRERMLGVGADYIIAKPIDERELDDALYRYARKLYQYQTESTAVKNVEELLVQFFIELENLHISQASATLDQLKHLCSRPISPALAILLQNIESSLQLNAVPKQSDLDQLTLLLINN; encoded by the coding sequence ATGGATATACGTTCGTCACTTAAGAAAAAAAGCATCATAGCACTGGGCCTTTACCTTTGCTTTTTCATTGCAATTATTGGCAGCGTAACCTACTGGGTGGTAGAGCCGCCAGTAAGGGATAAACTTGTCCGCAATTTAGACTTGCGCTCAGAATTACTTTCCGCACAAATCAATGAACCACTCAATAGCTCTTTAGGGGTTCTATTCTCAATAGTCGGCATTGTGCAAACTGATCAAACCCAAGAAAAGCTCGACGAGGTTTTTCGGTCCATCTTTTTATTAAGCGATAACATTGTAGTGAGTGGTGGCATTTGGCCGCAGCCTTACAGCATTGATCGCAACATTCCTTATTCAAGCTTGTTTTACAACAGAAGCAATACTGGTGAGATCGATCAGATAGTCTCTTGGAATAATCCAGAAGCGGCAGGTTATCATAAGGAGTCATGGTACACCGAAGTGGCTGGTCGACCAGAAAAAACTATCTCGTGGTCTGATGTATATATCGATTCCTATACACATATACAAATGATCACCGCTTCTACACCGTACTACTTAAAAGGGCAGTTTGCAGGCGTCGCAACCGTTGATTTGTCTTTGGCTGGTTTGATTGATTTTGTCAAAAAGCATGCTGAACAGTACGATCTTGGCGTGGTGTTGCGTGATAATTATGGAAAAATATTAACCGAACATAATTTTAAGGTTGTCGATAATATATACATCAGTCGCTATACATTCGGTGCCTTTGATTGGCAAATTGAAGTGGTTAACTCTAAACGGTTAGTGTCCGATGAGGTGTTCGAGCAAGTGATGAATATCGAATTAGGTATCGTGCCATTACTGCTTATTTGTGTCATGGCTGGCTATTATCTTCTTAGTCGCTATTTAATTAATCCAATAACCGTCATCGCCAGAAAAGTGGATGAATCGAAGCAGGGTGGGATCATTGAAATTTCTTATTCAAGCAGAGATGAAATACGGCATTTGGTTGACGCTTTTAATGAGAAAACGGTTTATTTAGAAGAAGAGAAAATCAAAGCGCAAGCATCGACTGAAGCTAAATCTTTGTTTTTGGCAACTTTATCTCATGAAATCCGTACGCCAATGAATGGGGTGTTAGGAACGGCTCAAATTCTACTTAAAACTGAACTTACAGAGGCTCAAGAGAAATATTTAAAAACTCTTTATGACTCTGGAGAGCACATGATGACGCTGCTCAATGAGATTTTAGATTTTTCTAAAATTGAACAAGGTCATCTTGAGCTAGATCGAAGTGGGTTCCCAATCGACTCAATTGTCGGCAGTATCAATAGTGTCTATTACACATTATGCACTGAAAAAGGGCTTCAATTTAAAGTGTATTCGGAGATCCCTACCGGACGTTGGTATTACTCGGATAAAGCGCGCTTACGGCAAATATTATTTAATCTTCTTAATAACGCGGTGAAGTTTACGTCTCGTGGTTTTGTTGAGGTGTATTTAAAAGAGTACGAAGAAGATGGAAGCGAGTTTTTATCTATAAGGGTTAAAGATACAGGGATCGGAATCTCGAAAGAGGCGCAGAAACGAATCTTTAATCCATTCGAACAAGCTGAATCAAGTACTACACGTCGTTTTGGCGGTACAGGGCTTGGTCTTACGATTGTTAAACGGATCGCGGAGCTTATGGGCGGAGGAGTATCGGTTGTTAGTGAGGAAGAGATTGGTACTAGCTTTGAAGTGAAAGTGAAGATTGCCGCATGTAAACCAGGCTCAAAACAATCCCTGTTACAGCAGAAGTTAGATTACTCAGGACTGCGGGTATTGATTGTTGAAGATAATCGTACTAATACCATCATTATTGAAACCTTCATGAAGAATAAAGGCTTTGAATGTGTATGTGTTGGAAATGGAGAAGAAGCTCTTCAAATCGTTGCGGAGCAGAAGTTTGATTTAATTTTGATGGATAATCATATGCCTGTGATGGACGGTGTTGAGTCGATCTCTGGTATTCGATCACTTAGCCCCCCTATGAGCACGGTTCTGATCTTTGGATGTACAGCTGACGTATTTCGTGAAACTCGTGAGAGGATGCTAGGGGTTGGCGCTGATTATATTATTGCAAAACCGATAGATGAACGTGAACTGGATGACGCGTTGTATCGTTACGCCAGAAAATTATATCAGTACCAAACTGAGTCAACAGCCGTAAAAAATGTAGAAGAACTTCTTGTTCAGTTCTTTATTGAGCTTGAAAATTTGCATATTTCTCAAGCAAGCGCGACATTGGATCAGCTTAAACATTTATGCTCAAGGCCAATATCTCCCGCTCTTGCCATTTTGCTTCAAAACATAGAGTCATCATTGCAACTTAATGCCGTACCGAAGCAAAGTGATCTCGACCAGTTAACCTTACTTCTTATAAATAACTAA
- a CDS encoding UPF0149 family protein gives MTLQEILSLPELEDKLINEAKTYGFVTAMAAAPNVLTPHEWLSFLWGGEEAAPFSDGEQLETYVERVIELWNSFRPALLDGEWVWPTICQLDEEEIVNEATRDFCEGVLQGWQLSRDDWETLMPEESEDNALLGGVLLSLSMLYDPETSITALKEQGIEGLEQFEEIFNAMPIMLCGLTQKGVALAENQ, from the coding sequence TTGACATTACAAGAAATTCTGTCTTTACCAGAGCTCGAAGATAAATTAATTAATGAAGCGAAAACATATGGATTCGTGACTGCAATGGCAGCCGCTCCGAACGTCTTAACACCGCACGAATGGCTTTCGTTTCTATGGGGGGGGGAAGAAGCCGCTCCTTTTTCTGATGGTGAGCAGCTAGAAACTTACGTAGAAAGAGTCATTGAACTGTGGAATAGCTTCCGCCCTGCGCTTCTTGACGGTGAATGGGTTTGGCCTACCATTTGCCAGCTTGATGAAGAAGAGATTGTGAATGAAGCCACACGAGATTTTTGTGAAGGCGTACTTCAAGGCTGGCAACTTAGTCGTGATGACTGGGAGACGTTAATGCCAGAAGAGAGCGAAGATAACGCCTTACTCGGTGGCGTGCTGCTCTCTTTAAGTATGCTTTACGATCCAGAGACATCAATCACGGCCTTAAAAGAACAAGGCATTGAAGGACTTGAGCAGTTTGAAGAGATATTTAATGCGATGCCAATTATGCTATGCGGTCTAACCCAAAAAGGCGTTGCATTAGCTGAGAATCAATAA